In Pelosinus sp. IPA-1, a genomic segment contains:
- a CDS encoding HlyD family secretion protein, with product MSEVSSKISKKTIIIIIILLAALLAVGLSWWWIHSQRVVSTDDARVKGTIVAVSPKVSGRIEKVLVTDGDHVEAGQVIAILEKQEYEAQVEQAQGNLAAIQAKLAALEAGNRPQEIAQASASVAQQRANLNNTKKNAERAEGLYKQGAISEQQRDSAQTSLEVVEAQYASAGQSYNLSLEGSRAEDIAMAKAQVLQAQAALKSSQIQLDNVIIKAPVPGTIALKSVEDGEIVAAGQPIFSIANLDDIWIESNIEETYIGKVKIGQPAEFTVDSYPGEKFSGEVIAVGPAAGSQLTLLPAENASGNFTKTTQRLPIKIKIYPHENFSLKPGMSTILSIYIK from the coding sequence ATGAGCGAAGTAAGTTCTAAAATAAGCAAAAAAACAATAATCATCATTATAATTCTACTTGCAGCATTATTAGCAGTAGGTCTATCTTGGTGGTGGATTCATAGCCAGCGCGTTGTATCAACAGACGATGCCAGAGTGAAAGGTACAATTGTTGCTGTCAGCCCCAAAGTGTCGGGTCGTATTGAAAAAGTTCTCGTTACTGATGGAGATCACGTAGAGGCAGGCCAAGTCATTGCCATTCTTGAAAAACAAGAATATGAAGCTCAAGTAGAGCAAGCTCAGGGTAATTTAGCTGCTATACAGGCAAAGCTTGCAGCACTGGAAGCCGGGAACAGGCCACAAGAAATTGCCCAAGCAAGTGCATCGGTTGCACAACAAAGGGCAAATTTAAATAATACTAAAAAAAATGCAGAGCGTGCCGAAGGATTGTATAAGCAAGGTGCTATTTCCGAACAGCAAAGGGACTCTGCCCAAACTTCTCTAGAAGTTGTAGAAGCCCAGTATGCCTCAGCCGGACAATCCTATAATTTATCACTAGAAGGGTCCCGTGCCGAAGATATTGCTATGGCAAAGGCTCAGGTATTACAAGCGCAGGCGGCTTTAAAAAGTTCTCAGATCCAATTAGATAATGTAATTATCAAAGCACCCGTTCCAGGAACGATCGCCTTAAAATCAGTAGAAGATGGAGAAATTGTTGCAGCAGGACAACCGATCTTTAGTATTGCTAATTTAGACGATATCTGGATTGAAAGCAACATTGAAGAAACCTACATAGGAAAAGTCAAAATTGGACAGCCAGCCGAATTTACAGTAGACTCCTACCCTGGAGAGAAGTTTTCAGGCGAGGTCATTGCCGTTGGTCCAGCAGCTGGATCGCAGTTAACTCTTTTACCCGCCGAAAACGCTTCCGGCAACTTTACTAAAACAACACAGCGCCTGCCAATAAAAATTAAAATTTACCCACATGAGAATTTTTCTCTTAAGCCTGGAATGTCTACAATTTTAAGTATTTATATTAAGTAA
- a CDS encoding LysR family transcriptional regulator: MDFKKLQYFLTIAEEGQITKAAQRLHMAQPPLSHQLKVFEDELGVKLIERGSRKIQLTELGRALQERGGQILELINKTEKELKELNEGLQGTLSIGTVAAWGATLLPDRISSLHEQYPGLNFQLWEGDGHRIRELLDTGVIDIGIVRLPFDSKKYESIRLPEEPIIAAISNVWGYDLSKPYTSLMELMNIPLILHRRNENVIEYYEQRGLQPRILCRHEDVRSMLVWADAGLGAAIVTRSAANLVQNNNLQYKEIIDPPLKVTAAIIWKRGRSLTVAAQHFLESFTVDEMCKKKV; this comes from the coding sequence ATGGACTTTAAAAAACTTCAATATTTTCTCACGATTGCAGAAGAAGGTCAAATTACAAAAGCTGCTCAGCGTTTACACATGGCCCAACCGCCGCTTAGTCATCAACTTAAGGTATTTGAAGATGAGCTAGGAGTCAAACTTATCGAAAGGGGTAGCCGTAAGATCCAGCTCACTGAACTTGGACGAGCCTTGCAAGAACGAGGTGGACAAATTTTAGAATTAATTAATAAGACGGAGAAGGAATTAAAAGAATTAAATGAAGGTTTGCAAGGAACTTTATCCATAGGTACAGTTGCAGCTTGGGGAGCCACCCTTTTACCAGATCGGATTTCTAGTCTTCATGAGCAATATCCAGGACTTAATTTTCAACTTTGGGAAGGCGACGGTCATCGAATTAGGGAGCTCTTAGATACAGGAGTTATAGATATTGGAATTGTTCGACTGCCTTTTGATTCGAAAAAGTATGAATCAATACGATTGCCAGAGGAGCCTATAATAGCAGCGATCAGCAATGTCTGGGGCTATGATTTATCTAAGCCATATACTAGTCTAATGGAGCTAATGAATATTCCATTGATACTTCACCGTAGAAATGAAAATGTTATTGAATATTATGAGCAACGTGGATTACAACCTAGAATACTTTGCAGGCATGAAGATGTTCGGTCTATGCTAGTGTGGGCCGACGCGGGCTTGGGGGCAGCGATTGTTACTCGATCTGCGGCCAACCTTGTCCAGAATAATAATTTACAATACAAAGAAATTATTGACCCACCGCTAAAGGTAACAGCAGCGATTATTTGGAAACGAGGTCGTTCTTTAACAGTTGCTGCACAACATTTTTTAGAAAGTTTTACAGTAGATGAAATGTGTAAAAAGAAAGTATAG
- a CDS encoding response regulator transcription factor: MKVLLAEDDKRFGNLLYQMLLRQDMQVNWVLSGDCALDVIRGEAYDVVIMDWMMPGMSGLQVCQKLREECYQGGILMLTAKDTVDDLVVGLEAGADDYLVKPFAFKELLARIHSVARRSKITIKEKVVKAADLELNLTTRVATRGTRTIQLTGREFQLLEMLMQNYGRVLPKERILDHIWGLESEVSPNTLEAFVRLLRKKIDDPGEVELIQNIRGIGYKMGAKNDTQDS; the protein is encoded by the coding sequence ATGAAAGTTTTACTGGCCGAGGATGATAAGCGGTTTGGCAATCTTCTATATCAAATGCTGCTGCGGCAAGATATGCAGGTCAACTGGGTACTTTCGGGAGATTGTGCTTTGGATGTTATTCGAGGCGAAGCATATGATGTTGTTATCATGGATTGGATGATGCCCGGTATGTCTGGCTTACAAGTGTGCCAAAAGTTGCGAGAAGAATGTTATCAGGGTGGCATACTTATGCTTACGGCAAAAGATACTGTAGACGACTTAGTAGTTGGTCTAGAGGCTGGTGCCGATGATTATCTTGTCAAGCCCTTTGCATTCAAAGAGCTATTGGCCCGGATTCATTCCGTAGCCAGGAGAAGTAAGATTACGATAAAAGAAAAAGTGGTAAAAGCAGCAGATCTTGAATTGAATCTAACAACAAGAGTGGCTACGCGGGGGACAAGGACTATACAATTGACGGGACGGGAGTTTCAATTGTTAGAGATGTTGATGCAAAATTATGGGAGAGTTCTGCCCAAAGAACGTATTTTAGATCATATCTGGGGGTTGGAGAGTGAGGTGTCTCCCAATACACTAGAGGCTTTCGTGCGATTACTTCGTAAAAAGATTGATGATCCTGGAGAGGTGGAATTAATCCAAAATATTCGAGGAATTGGCTATAAGATGGGGGCAAAAAATGATACCCAAGACTCGTAA
- a CDS encoding HAMP domain-containing sensor histidine kinase yields MIPKTRKKLTNVYTIVFGLFLMTFVGIVCSGLIWGTYVERTEEIKVLANEIARGQLGMIKEYCKKRNDTIMATTIEDDYDISGQVFFYILDAKGQLIKADQPVPILRESAYTQIMSWNPLEKTKVATVTLPNHETAVLIFAAHEVRRGETLLATVYAGRDVTAYARVLIRSIITLMAVAFLFLFLAALIGYYLAGRVTIPMEESIARKKKFIADASHELRTPLSVLLTSIEAIEMDRDNTLSPFSLQIMSEAKDEFFRLKRLVNDLLTLARTDTGDIKLKKEKFSLTLITQQVLRSLKFTADEKNINVLLEGNESIELNADPERIYQLLFILIDNSIKYSLSDSDVSVHLEAMQNANGPFVKIIVVDNGPGIPAEFKEQIFQRFFRIDESRSRDVEGSGLGLSIAQWIVDAHQGEIYVNSEPGKGSEFIVLIPNM; encoded by the coding sequence ATGATACCCAAGACTCGTAAAAAATTAACTAACGTGTATACCATAGTATTTGGATTATTCCTCATGACATTTGTTGGGATTGTATGCTCAGGTCTTATTTGGGGTACCTATGTGGAACGGACAGAGGAAATCAAGGTATTAGCAAATGAGATAGCCCGAGGACAACTAGGTATGATTAAGGAATACTGCAAAAAGAGAAATGATACAATAATGGCGACAACGATTGAAGATGATTACGATATAAGCGGGCAAGTTTTTTTCTATATCCTTGATGCAAAAGGTCAGCTAATTAAGGCTGATCAACCTGTTCCGATATTGCGGGAGTCTGCCTACACTCAAATTATGAGTTGGAATCCGCTAGAAAAAACGAAGGTTGCCACTGTAACGTTACCAAATCATGAAACGGCAGTACTTATCTTCGCCGCGCATGAAGTACGTCGGGGAGAAACGCTGCTGGCTACAGTTTATGCCGGCAGAGATGTGACTGCGTATGCCCGTGTTCTTATACGCAGTATAATTACATTAATGGCAGTAGCTTTTTTGTTTTTATTTCTAGCTGCGCTAATTGGATACTATCTAGCAGGCAGAGTCACAATTCCGATGGAAGAATCTATTGCAAGAAAGAAAAAATTTATTGCGGACGCATCCCATGAATTGCGTACTCCCTTAAGTGTACTCCTAACTTCAATAGAAGCTATAGAAATGGATAGGGATAATACCTTGTCTCCTTTTTCCTTACAAATAATGAGTGAGGCAAAGGATGAGTTTTTTCGTTTGAAAAGACTCGTCAATGACTTGTTAACCCTTGCAAGAACAGATACAGGCGATATTAAACTAAAAAAAGAAAAATTCTCTCTTACCTTAATCACACAGCAAGTATTACGCTCACTTAAGTTTACAGCAGATGAGAAAAATATTAATGTTTTGCTTGAGGGCAATGAATCAATTGAGTTAAATGCAGATCCAGAACGTATTTACCAGTTACTTTTTATTTTAATTGACAATAGTATAAAATATAGTTTATCCGATAGTGATGTATCGGTACATCTTGAAGCGATGCAAAATGCGAATGGTCCTTTTGTCAAAATCATTGTGGTGGATAATGGTCCAGGTATCCCTGCAGAATTTAAAGAACAAATATTCCAACGTTTTTTTCGAATTGATGAGTCAAGATCACGAGATGTTGAAGGTTCAGGTTTAGGATTGTCAATTGCTCAATGGATTGTAGATGCCCATCAAGGTGAAATTTATGTTAATAGTGAACCTGGAAAAGGCAGTGAATTTATTGTCCTAATTCCAAATATGTAA
- a CDS encoding SDR family oxidoreductase, with the protein MKIKILVTGVTGLLGSCTVAELLESAGNVELLFLVRAVNQKAGLERVRKSLGKAGVQVQTLAGLTEGQIVCGDLSSSDQLINDPRLQEVTHVFNCAAVTAFSQRPSIRQVNVHDTLEFAQMVSKLPNMKRFLYVGTAMICGDSPNRTIHEDDFPADTQHFVPYTESKAEVESLLSEALGQVSLVVVRPSIVVGHSRLGCKPSTSIFWVFRMLYQAWRSPFPLNFKIDVLPADYVAKAIAYIGLKEELAYSRYHIAAGSEFSSTFGEIMNTFMITGKENLTAPLEVTIEHYRENRNQFNEWFGPGNSRMMLRAINLYYNFANLNVTFDNSRLLAEGFACPPRFVDYLGLCIRSGCDAPVSEQMIDDFK; encoded by the coding sequence ATGAAGATAAAAATTTTGGTAACGGGAGTAACAGGACTTTTAGGAAGTTGTACCGTGGCAGAGCTACTTGAAAGCGCTGGAAATGTCGAACTTCTATTTTTAGTAAGGGCAGTCAATCAGAAAGCTGGACTTGAACGCGTACGAAAGTCCCTAGGTAAAGCTGGTGTCCAAGTACAAACGCTCGCAGGTCTAACAGAAGGACAAATTGTATGCGGGGATTTATCTTCCTCTGATCAATTAATAAATGATCCTAGGTTACAGGAAGTCACTCATGTTTTCAATTGCGCAGCCGTAACTGCCTTTTCTCAACGACCATCCATCCGGCAAGTCAATGTTCATGATACATTGGAATTTGCACAAATGGTGTCTAAACTTCCTAACATGAAACGCTTTCTATATGTTGGGACAGCAATGATATGTGGAGACTCACCTAACCGTACAATACACGAAGATGATTTTCCGGCAGATACACAGCATTTTGTACCCTATACGGAAAGTAAAGCAGAAGTAGAATCTCTGCTTTCAGAAGCATTAGGACAGGTTTCCCTTGTTGTTGTGCGTCCTTCCATTGTTGTAGGGCACTCTCGCTTAGGTTGTAAACCTTCAACAAGTATTTTCTGGGTATTTCGGATGTTATATCAAGCTTGGCGATCTCCTTTTCCTTTGAATTTTAAAATTGATGTGTTGCCAGCGGATTATGTAGCAAAGGCGATAGCTTATATTGGCTTAAAAGAAGAATTAGCATATTCACGATATCATATTGCTGCTGGATCGGAATTTAGTTCTACATTTGGTGAGATAATGAACACTTTTATGATTACGGGTAAAGAAAATCTAACTGCGCCATTAGAGGTTACCATTGAGCATTATCGAGAAAATAGGAACCAGTTCAATGAATGGTTTGGCCCAGGCAATTCCCGAATGATGCTCAGAGCCATAAATTTGTACTATAACTTTGCAAATCTGAACGTAACTTTTGATAATTCTAGATTACTAGCAGAGGGTTTTGCGTGTCCTCCACGTTTTGTTGATTATTTAGGATTGTGTATAAGATCAGGCTGCGACGCACCCGTCAGTGAACAGATGATTGATGACTTTAAGTAA
- a CDS encoding EamA family transporter has translation MFNLMIWICLIISDTTAQLLLKKGTMENGLTTWGPNSFILLGYSLYILSFLLWMQILKTTPLYIALSGASIIFVTIAFGSHFFLGEPLTIKSLVGTVFVAIGVYIVGYSRKSAN, from the coding sequence ATGTTTAATTTGATGATCTGGATTTGCCTTATTATATCGGATACTACGGCGCAATTGCTATTAAAGAAGGGGACAATGGAAAACGGTCTTACTACATGGGGACCTAATTCCTTTATTCTATTAGGGTACTCACTCTATATACTTTCTTTTTTGCTATGGATGCAGATTTTAAAAACAACGCCTCTATACATCGCGTTATCCGGTGCATCTATCATCTTTGTGACAATTGCTTTTGGTTCCCACTTTTTTTTGGGTGAGCCACTAACCATTAAATCTTTAGTAGGAACCGTTTTCGTGGCCATTGGAGTTTATATTGTTGGTTATAGCAGGAAAAGTGCTAATTAA
- a CDS encoding LCP family protein: MGQKQTRHLKKGRVAILLAMIIFLIAGVYYVFGRFSTTSTLANTFFMKEKINILVLGVDTREDDVGRSDTNFVVTIDTSAKKITMFSIPRDSRVKIDGHGWDKINHAYAFGGSKLSKSTVENLMGISLDYTVVINIQGFVRMIDAVGGITIDVDKRMYYSDPYDDDGGLYIDLHPGVQKLNGKTAIEYVRYRDEEGDIGRVNRQQKFMKALLQEISKPQLITKLPDVIKEFAAAVKTDMSTKDMVKLIPVINEAAKSGLHTEWLSGNPCWIQDVSYWLPDIKELRSKVAQIQGITVDERYAQATDRLAREYANSVPQEIRVAESSTVTKKSTSLDKQTTDGNKNAVTTIKITPIPITNETETTSANGKKISDPKTTKTMNSSSVDVQGESKGVAQKNSTMDAKGK, translated from the coding sequence ATGGGACAAAAACAAACCCGCCATCTCAAAAAAGGGCGAGTTGCTATATTATTAGCAATGATTATCTTTTTAATCGCAGGGGTTTATTATGTATTCGGGAGATTCTCTACAACCAGCACGTTGGCGAATACCTTTTTCATGAAAGAAAAAATTAATATATTGGTTCTGGGCGTTGATACACGTGAAGATGATGTGGGGCGTTCGGATACCAATTTTGTCGTTACAATCGATACAAGTGCAAAAAAAATCACCATGTTTTCCATTCCCCGCGATTCTCGCGTAAAAATTGATGGGCATGGGTGGGATAAAATTAATCATGCCTATGCTTTTGGTGGCTCTAAACTTTCAAAATCTACTGTTGAAAATCTGATGGGTATATCTTTAGATTATACTGTAGTCATAAATATTCAAGGATTTGTGCGCATGATTGATGCAGTTGGTGGAATTACTATTGATGTAGATAAAAGAATGTATTACTCCGATCCATATGATGATGATGGAGGATTATACATTGATCTTCATCCTGGTGTTCAAAAATTAAATGGGAAAACTGCTATTGAATATGTACGTTATAGGGATGAAGAAGGTGATATAGGTCGTGTAAACCGACAACAAAAGTTCATGAAAGCATTATTACAGGAAATCAGCAAACCCCAGCTTATTACGAAATTACCTGATGTTATTAAAGAGTTCGCTGCAGCAGTCAAAACAGATATGTCAACAAAAGATATGGTTAAGCTAATCCCTGTTATAAACGAGGCAGCAAAATCAGGCCTACATACGGAATGGTTATCAGGAAATCCATGCTGGATACAAGATGTTAGTTACTGGTTGCCTGATATAAAGGAGCTTAGGTCTAAGGTTGCTCAAATACAAGGTATTACTGTAGACGAACGATATGCACAAGCAACGGATCGATTAGCTAGAGAATATGCAAATTCAGTGCCGCAGGAAATACGGGTAGCTGAGTCTTCAACAGTCACTAAAAAATCCACGAGTTTAGATAAGCAAACTACAGATGGTAATAAAAATGCAGTAACTACTATTAAGATAACTCCAATTCCTATAACTAATGAAACTGAGACTACCTCTGCAAATGGGAAAAAGATTTCTGATCCCAAGACGACTAAAACTATGAATAGTTCAAGCGTAGATGTTCAAGGAGAAAGTAAGGGAGTAGCTCAAAAGAATAGTACGATGGATGCAAAGGGGAAATAA
- a CDS encoding undecaprenyl-diphosphate phosphatase, with product MTILQTLIFAIVQGITELFPISSVAHGVLTPYFFNWNLDPAFLKEHFLPFLVMLHLGTAITLLLYFGTEWTKIIASIFNKDDKSRKLMFLILIGTIPAALIGLFLESPLRHMFSNVSSAAFFLIINGFILYWGEKLRGGGQGQKSIDDLSYKQAAIIGLFQSLALVPGFSRSGATMTAGFWMGLKHKDSARFSMLLATPIIIGASIVEVPKLIHTDITGLFQISLIGGITSGIAAFLSVWALMRWFGTNEINAMRPFAWYCWVVGFVVLVSQI from the coding sequence TTGACCATACTTCAAACGCTTATTTTTGCAATCGTTCAGGGAATTACAGAACTTTTCCCTATTAGTAGTGTAGCACATGGTGTTTTAACGCCATATTTCTTTAATTGGAATTTAGATCCCGCTTTTTTGAAGGAACATTTTCTTCCATTTTTAGTGATGCTACATTTAGGCACTGCCATAACTCTTTTATTGTATTTCGGAACAGAATGGACAAAAATTATAGCCTCTATATTCAACAAAGATGATAAGTCCAGAAAGTTAATGTTTCTTATATTAATTGGTACTATTCCAGCTGCTTTAATTGGACTTTTCCTAGAGAGTCCACTTCGCCATATGTTTAGTAATGTAAGCAGTGCGGCGTTTTTCTTAATTATAAATGGATTTATATTATATTGGGGCGAAAAATTGCGAGGAGGAGGACAGGGGCAGAAGAGTATTGACGATCTTAGTTATAAACAAGCGGCTATTATCGGATTATTTCAATCGCTAGCACTTGTTCCAGGCTTTTCTCGTTCTGGCGCTACAATGACGGCGGGATTTTGGATGGGCTTAAAACATAAGGACTCTGCTCGGTTTTCCATGCTGCTTGCTACCCCGATAATAATTGGAGCTAGCATTGTTGAAGTGCCAAAGCTTATTCATACTGACATCACTGGCTTATTTCAAATCTCCCTAATTGGAGGTATTACATCTGGTATAGCCGCTTTTTTAAGCGTATGGGCTTTAATGAGATGGTTCGGTACTAATGAAATTAATGCAATGCGTCCATTTGCCTGGTACTGTTGGGTAGTTGGCTTTGTGGTTCTGGTAAGTCAAATTTAA
- a CDS encoding site-specific integrase has translation MPSKIKKRGENSYLLTVTAGYDGQGKQICHTKTITANSPTEAKRFYHEFATEVQRGNVTLTGKLKIKDFAERWFKEYCQKNLAPKTQQTYKLYIDKRIIPALGHIDIAKLKPLQVLAFINNLQEDGLRLDGKAGTLSSEAVTYCYRVLSSMLRDAVQWQIIPNSPCDRVKPPTLKKTKTDVYNEEQTYKMLECLEVEEIKHRTIILLALASGLRIGELCGLEWSDIDLNEGHLTVNRASQSLSGFGTFDKSPKNNSSNRTVTLPTSIISLLKQYKAWQNAECLRLGDKWNKTDRLFTQWNGNKICTTSPSQWFSKFLKRHGLPHITFHSLRHTSATLLIASGASLKSVSSRLGHADIRTTGNIYSHALQSVDTQLADSMNTFLTKQEPNISAQKKQAK, from the coding sequence ATGCCTAGTAAAATTAAAAAACGTGGCGAAAACTCATATTTATTAACAGTTACTGCTGGCTATGATGGACAAGGTAAACAAATTTGCCATACTAAAACAATCACAGCTAACAGCCCGACAGAAGCAAAACGTTTTTATCATGAATTTGCTACCGAAGTTCAGCGTGGCAATGTTACACTCACGGGTAAACTCAAAATAAAAGACTTTGCCGAACGGTGGTTTAAAGAATACTGCCAGAAAAATCTTGCACCCAAAACACAACAAACCTATAAGTTGTACATTGATAAACGTATCATCCCAGCATTAGGACATATAGATATCGCTAAACTGAAACCTTTGCAAGTCTTGGCATTCATAAATAACTTACAAGAGGATGGACTTAGACTTGATGGTAAGGCAGGCACTTTATCTAGTGAGGCTGTGACATATTGCTATCGTGTTCTCTCTTCAATGTTGCGTGATGCTGTCCAATGGCAAATTATACCCAATAGCCCTTGTGATCGTGTAAAGCCACCCACACTAAAAAAAACTAAGACAGATGTCTATAATGAAGAACAAACCTATAAAATGCTTGAATGTTTAGAGGTTGAAGAAATCAAACATCGCACCATCATATTGCTAGCTCTTGCTAGTGGTCTTAGAATTGGTGAGTTATGTGGTCTTGAATGGTCAGACATTGATCTAAATGAGGGGCACTTAACCGTAAACCGTGCTAGTCAGTCATTATCTGGTTTTGGGACATTTGATAAGTCACCTAAGAATAATTCAAGCAATAGAACTGTCACTCTACCAACCAGCATCATTTCTTTATTGAAACAATATAAGGCATGGCAAAACGCGGAATGTTTAAGGCTAGGGGATAAGTGGAATAAAACCGACCGCCTTTTCACACAATGGAACGGCAATAAAATATGTACTACCTCACCCTCACAATGGTTTAGTAAATTCCTCAAACGTCATGGGCTACCACACATTACTTTTCATAGCCTACGCCATACCAGCGCAACATTATTGATTGCATCTGGTGCATCATTAAAAAGCGTATCTAGTCGCCTTGGACATGCCGACATACGAACTACAGGAAATATTTATAGTCACGCACTTCAGTCAGTAGATACACAGTTAGCAGATAGTATGAATACATTTCTCACTAAACAAGAACCGAACATAAGCGCACAAAAAAAGCAGGCTAAATAA